The following are from one region of the Silene latifolia isolate original U9 population chromosome 9, ASM4854445v1, whole genome shotgun sequence genome:
- the LOC141601210 gene encoding uncharacterized protein LOC141601210 — MVFASWKTICSPWHEGGLNIKELLSWNKAVLARWLWSLANHHDGLWCCWNIAYNMGNFSIWDTLSKPHHPESLRGILAVKEEILSKTGTVSVAHTLINSWVRNGKFHFKAAYDWFRSPAPALPWAPALNSHFLIPSHKLLTSLAIQGKLATLDKLAARGFSLTNRCILTYDPAQELLWCIGKRHLRHWKNGWIRCYIGAICYHIWAERNARIFLGIEKTVAQLIHVIRNTVSSRILGKVPSKDYEKAVHRLTLS, encoded by the exons ATGGTTTTTGCCAGCTGGAAAACTATATGCTCCCCTTGGCATGAGGGTGGGCTTAACATTAAAGAGCTTCTATCTTGGAACAAAGCAGTTCTGGCAAGATGGCTTTGGAGCTTGGCTAATCATCATGATGGTCTTTGGTGTTGCTGGAATATAGCCTATAATATGGGCAATTTTTCCATCTGGGACACCCTTAGCAAACCCCACCATCCTGAAAGTTTGAGAGGCATTCTTGCTGTAAAAGAGGAAATACTCTCTAAGACTGGTACTGTTTCTGTTGCTCATACCCTCATCAATTCTTGGGTTAGAAATGGTAAGTTTCATTTTAAAGCTGCCTATGACTGGTTCAGAAGTCCTGCACCTGCTCTTCCTTGGGCGCCTGCTCTTAATAGTCACTTCCTTATTCCCAGTCATAAGCTGCTCACTTCTTTAGCCATTCAGGGTAAGTTGGCCACATTGGATAAACTAGCAGCTCGTGGTTTCTCCCTTACAAACAGATGCATTCT GACTTATGACCCTGCACAGGAGCTGCTCTGGTGCATAGGAAAAAGGCACCTCAGGCATTGGAAAAATGGTTGGATCCGCTGCTACATTGGGGCTATTTGCTACCATATTTGGGCTGAAAGGAATGCTAGGATCTTTCTAGGGATAGAAAAAACAGTTGCTCAACTTATTCATGTAATCAGGAACACTGTTAGTAGTCGTATCTTAGGGAAAGTTCCTAGCAAGGACTATGAGAAGGCTGTTCATAGGCTTACTCTATCTTGA
- the LOC141601209 gene encoding uncharacterized protein LOC141601209, with product MVSVTPGYDVLTSENTTVQLPCSPNKGFNKLVKHLEVVNFLQHNKIDILGLLETRVKLNKSHRILRSKFKKYSNFCNYNMHHNGRIWLLWDTSTTKVSVLQEHAQVVHCFVQHFASGRSFHLSVVYGSNCPMARQSLWNSLIQQSHQTGPWVVMGDFNIVRYAHEKISNTPPDLTDMTDFNSFLSECGLDDMHGSGIDFTWFNKQEVNTRVYSKLDRVLINADWLISFTQTTAQFLPPGIYDHCPALLSFSKDPLPKKQFKFLNCWIDHPEFLTKVAEAWQISPVDLILKEKTASQEFWALKEAETKILIQKAKVHDIEHNDSRSKFFFAKIKERQQSQYIGEIQDIHGSLHSGLHDVGEAFVDYYQQLLGSSSTVHPIDPCFIPYGQCLSDQDQAALIAPISRTEIQSALFSIHSSKNPGIDGFSSGFFKPAWDIIADDFCLAVLDFSRPTSCLNKLMSLS from the exons ATGGTCAGTGTGACTCCTGGCTATGATGTTCTTACTTCTGAAAACACTACTGTTCAGTTGCCTTGCTCTCCTAACAA GGGGTTCAATAAGTTGGTGAAGCATTTAGAGGTGGTTAACTTTCTTCAACATAATAAAATTGATATCCTGGGTCTCCTTGAGACCAGGGTGAAGCTCAATAAATCTCATAGGATTTTAAGGTCCAAGTTCAAAAAGTACAGTAACTTTTGCAATTACAATATGCATCATAATGGGAGGATTTGGCTTCTCTGGGATACTTCTACTACTAAGGTTTCTGTTCTGCAGGAACATGCTCAGGTAGTACACTGTTTTGTTCAGCACTTTGCCTCTGGCAGATCTTTTCATTTATCTGTTGTCTATGGTAGTAATTGTCCTATGGCTAGACAATCCCTCTGGAATAGTCTGATCCAGCAATCCCATCAGACTGGTCCTTGGGTGGTTATGGGTGACTTCAATATTGTAAGATATGCTCATGAAAAGATTAGCAATACTCCTCCTGATCTCACTGACATGACTGACTTTAACTCATTCTTATCTGAGTGTGGTCTGGATGATATGCATGGATCAGGTATTGATTTTACCTGGTTTAATAAACAAGAGGTCAACACCAGGGTTTACTCTAAATTAGACAGGGTTCTGATTAATGCTGACTGGCTTATCTCTTTTACTCAAACTACTGCTCAGTTCCTTCCTCCTGGCATTTATGATCACTGCCCTGCTCTCCTTTCCTTCTCTAAGGATCCTCTCCCTAAGAAACAGTTTAAGTTCCTTAACTGTTGGATTGATCATCCTGAGTTCTTAACCAAGGTTGCTGAGGCTTGGCAAATTTCACCAGTGG ACCTTATTCTTAAGGAGAAGACTGCCTCTCAGGAATTTTGGGCCCTTAAGGAGGCTGAAACAAAAATTCTTATACAAAAGGCTAAAGTTCATGATATTGAGCATAATGATTCTCGCTCTAAGTTTTTCTTTGCAAAAATTAAGGAGAGACAACAGAGCCAATATATTGGGGAAATTCAGGACATCCATGGCTCCTTACACAGTGGCTTACATGATGTTGGGGAAGCTTTTGTTGATTACTATCAACAGCTTCTGGGTTCTTCTTCTACTGTTCACCCTATTGATCCTTGTTTTATACCTTATGGTCAGTGCTTATCTGACCAGGATCAGGCTGCTCTTATTGCTCCCATCTCTAGGACTGAGATACAGTCTGCTCTTTTTTCTATTCACTCTTCTAAGAATCCTGGTATTGATGGCTTCTCTTCTGGTTTCTTCAAACCTGCCTGGGATATCATTGCTGATGATTTTTGTTTGgctgttttggatttttcaagacCAACTTCATGCCTAAACAAGCTAATGTCTCTCTCATAA